Proteins from a genomic interval of Niabella soli DSM 19437:
- a CDS encoding DoxX family protein — MKLLSSKYKEVNVSVALLLLRVTSGAAMVMNHGIKKLTGFNQIASKGFADPFHIGVKLSLGLTLFAELFCALLLIAGLLTRLAAIPLIIAMSVALFHAHGGDFFGQGELPGVYLAIFLTLLIIGPGKYSMDKAIGK; from the coding sequence ATGAAATTGTTAAGTTCAAAATATAAAGAGGTGAATGTATCGGTGGCATTGCTGTTACTGCGCGTAACCTCGGGAGCAGCTATGGTGATGAATCACGGGATAAAAAAGCTTACAGGATTTAACCAGATAGCCTCCAAAGGTTTTGCCGATCCTTTTCATATTGGCGTAAAACTATCACTGGGCCTTACATTATTTGCGGAACTCTTCTGCGCTTTGTTATTGATTGCGGGATTATTGACGCGCCTGGCAGCAATTCCCCTGATCATTGCCATGTCGGTTGCGCTTTTCCATGCACATGGAGGTGATTTTTTCGGGCAGGGAGAGCTTCCGGGGGTTTACCTGGCCATTTTCCTGACCCTCTTAATTATCGGACCAGGAAAATATAGTATGGACAAGGCAATCGGAAAATAA
- a CDS encoding thiol-disulfide oxidoreductase DCC family protein — protein MQQHPIILFDGVCNLCNGAVQFIIKRDKRALFKFASLQSETGKKLLAEYHIPEKYDSLVLIEDNKAWLRSTAALRLSRKLPGGWPLLYLFLIIPRFLRDPVYGFIARNRYKWFGKREECLVPTAQLKERFI, from the coding sequence ATGCAGCAACACCCGATAATATTATTTGATGGGGTATGTAATCTTTGCAATGGCGCGGTACAATTTATTATAAAAAGGGATAAACGCGCTCTTTTTAAATTTGCTTCATTGCAGTCTGAAACCGGTAAAAAATTACTGGCGGAATATCATATTCCTGAAAAGTACGATTCCCTGGTATTGATTGAAGATAATAAGGCCTGGTTAAGATCAACGGCCGCATTGCGGCTCTCGCGCAAGTTACCCGGTGGCTGGCCCTTACTATATTTATTTTTAATTATTCCCCGTTTCCTCCGTGATCCTGTTTACGGTTTCATAGCGCGCAACCGTTACAAATGGTTTGGAAAGCGGGAAGAATGCTTGGTGCCCACCGCACAATTAAAAGAGCGATTTATTTAA
- a CDS encoding acyl-CoA thioesterase — translation MFTSSTQIRVRYADTDKMGVVYHSNYINYFEVARTESIRDLGFTYAAMESMGIIMPVIEVHCKYLRPATYDDLITVTANLHELPEGHRITFYQEAFNEKGAVLAKGHVVLYFMEAHTMKRAVMPGQLRERLEPYFTDIIK, via the coding sequence ATGTTTACTTCATCTACACAAATCAGGGTACGATACGCAGATACCGATAAAATGGGAGTGGTGTATCATAGCAACTACATTAACTATTTTGAAGTGGCACGTACGGAGTCGATCCGCGACCTTGGGTTTACTTATGCTGCAATGGAAAGCATGGGTATCATAATGCCCGTTATTGAAGTACATTGCAAATATCTTCGTCCGGCTACTTACGATGACCTGATTACCGTAACAGCCAACCTGCATGAACTTCCCGAAGGGCACCGCATCACTTTTTACCAGGAAGCTTTTAATGAAAAAGGAGCCGTGCTGGCTAAAGGGCATGTGGTGCTTTATTTTATGGAGGCGCATACGATGAAACGGGCTGTAATGCCGGGACAATTGCGGGAACGCCTGGAGCCGTATTTTACCGATATTATTAAGTAG
- a CDS encoding VOC family protein has translation MKIANGHQPLMPYLILVKANDFIGFTQRVFGAREVFKSYRDANSREIMHAEVQINGCNILFADVTEGYDAAPANLFIYVEDAAETLRKAVDNGCVVIDELAQRDYGLSAGVRDPFGNVWWLTSMK, from the coding sequence ATGAAAATAGCAAACGGTCACCAACCCCTGATGCCTTACCTGATCCTTGTAAAAGCAAATGATTTTATAGGGTTTACGCAACGCGTGTTTGGCGCGCGTGAAGTGTTCAAAAGTTACCGCGATGCAAATAGCAGGGAAATAATGCATGCAGAGGTACAGATCAACGGCTGCAATATTTTATTTGCCGATGTTACAGAAGGATATGATGCTGCCCCGGCCAATCTTTTTATTTATGTAGAAGACGCGGCCGAGACTTTGCGCAAAGCAGTAGATAATGGTTGTGTAGTGATAGACGAGCTGGCGCAAAGAGATTATGGCCTGAGTGCGGGTGTGCGCGACCCTTTCGGCAATGTGTGGTGGTTAACTTCAATGAAATAA
- the tnpA gene encoding IS200/IS605 family transposase, with the protein MLMPFVKVYLHFVWSTKNRYPFLNSKDLRIKVWDHIRENAKSKGIFIDTINGHTDHCHCLVSLGADQTIQKTMQLIKGESSFWINKSELTPEKFEWQDEYFVVSVSESIVDKVRAYIKNQEDHHKKKTFQNEYEDFIDKYGFEKYG; encoded by the coding sequence ATGCTAATGCCATTTGTAAAAGTATATCTCCATTTTGTGTGGAGCACCAAGAACCGTTATCCTTTTTTAAATTCAAAAGACCTGCGGATTAAGGTTTGGGATCACATCCGTGAAAATGCAAAAAGCAAAGGAATCTTTATTGATACTATTAACGGGCATACGGATCACTGCCATTGTTTAGTTTCTCTGGGAGCAGACCAAACGATTCAAAAGACAATGCAATTAATTAAGGGAGAATCATCCTTCTGGATCAACAAAAGCGAATTAACGCCGGAGAAATTTGAATGGCAGGATGAATATTTTGTAGTCTCAGTGTCCGAATCAATAGTAGACAAAGTCAGAGCCTATATTAAAAACCAGGAAGACCATCACAAGAAAAAAACATTTCAGAATGAGTATGAAGATTTTATCGACAAATATGGATTTGAAAAATATGGCTAG